A stretch of DNA from Flavobacteriales bacterium:
TTGGTATCTCAAAATCGAACCATTCTTGCAGTTGAAATTCGAACCCTGAATCGTGCATGAAGTTGTAAAGTGATTTTTTCAATCCGTCACTAAATAAAGAATGCTCTATTTCGGTTTCATCCTCAAATTCGATGTCGTTATTCGCAAAGGTAATTTCGTTTAGTATTGGCTTGATACCATATTTAGAAGGGTTTTTACCAATTGGACTGTGAGCGGTAAGAGCGAATTGATGCCAAAATCCTGATTGAATAGTTCCAGCCTCGAAAAGTTGTCTTACCATTTCAAGGCTATCCACAGTTTCTTGAACTGTCTGAGAAGGGTAGCCATACATAAGATAGGCGTGTACCATAATATTGAAATCGCTAAAATTTCGTGTTACAATAGCAACCTGACTTACGGTAGTTCCTTTATCGATAAGTTTTAAAAGTCTGTCGGATGCTATTTCTAATCCGCCAGAAACGGCAATACAGCCAGAGTCAGCTAGAAGAGAGCATAATTCAACGGTAAAGCTTTTCTCAAAACGAATATTGGTCCACCATTCTATTTCTATTTTCCTATTAATTATCTCTAAAGCAAAAGCCTTCATTAATGCTGGTGGGGCCGCTTCATCCACAAAATGAAACCCGTTTTCTCCAGTCTGTTTAATAATCTCCTCAACTCTATCTGCAAGTAATTTAGCCGCAACGGGCTCGTAGCTTTTAATGTAATCCAAGGATATATCACAGAACGTGCACTTTCCCCAGTAGCAGCCATGAGCCATAGTAAGTTTATTCCATCTGCCATTGCTCCATAGACTATGCATTGGATTAGTAATCTCAATTACAGAGATGTATTTGTCTAAGAGTAAATCGGAATAATCTGGCGTGCCGACAGCCTTTTGTGAATAGTTGGGCTCATTGCAATTGTTTATATAGGTTACTTCGTTATTGATGCGCACATATGTTCTGCATAGTGTAGGCTCATCACCAAGTTTTTCTTTATTCAATTGGTTTATTATAAGTTCAATTGGTAGCTCTCCATCGTCGAGTGTGATGAAATCAAAGTAATCGAAGACTCTCGGTTCTGTTAACGATCTCAGTTCTGTATTTGGGAAACCACCTCCCATTGCAATTTGAATTTCCGGGAAGTTTCTTTTTATATATTCAGCACATCGAAACGCGCTATAAAGGTTTCCAGGGAAGGGGACAGAGAAGCAAACAAGCTGCGGGTTAGATTGCTCTAGTATTGCATGTAACCGATTGGTCGCTATGTCATCAATGAACGTCGGAGGTTCTATTAAGCGCGTATGAAGTGTGTCAAATGAGTTTGCGCTCATACCTAATTTCTCTGCATAACGACTAAAACCAAAGTCTTCGTCAATACATTCTACTATAAAATCGGAGAGATCTTCTAGAAATAAAGTTGCGAGATGCTTTGCCTGGTTTTCAGTTTCCATAGAAGTAAAGGCCCAGTCATTTTCATCCAGGTGGTTAAAACGCGATGCTCTTGGTAAATCATTTTTATAGAATATTACTTCTATATACGCGTCCTTATTTCCTTGTAGAAACTCAATAACGGCATCAATATGATTGAGGTACTCTTCTTTCTTGGATAATATATATTGAATATTTTCTGTGAAATTCAGAGCATTTTTTTCAACGCTACCAAATATAGATTGAAGAGTTGTCTTAGAGAATAGTTCAAGAGTTACTTCAATCCCTAAATCAACTTGAAAGCAAGAAACACCCTTAGTGTTAAGAAATCCTTTTAGATATGCCGTAGCGGGGTATGGAGTATTAAGCTGTGTGAAAGGCGGTGTAAGAAGTAATACATTGGTATTCATAGACTTTTTTCTTGCCTTAAATAAGTATAAGTTATTAGCTTGATTCTACAAAGATTAGAAATCCTTGGATACAAGTAACTCGATTTACTTTATTTATCAATCCAGAAGTAAGAACTTAAGGGTATTCTGATTTTAGAATGCTTAAAACATAGTTTGATCTAGCCATTTTGATACAATGTTTTCGCATAGCTGGCTCGTTAATGGTTTTCGATATACATCTAAGAAACCTTTTTTCTTTAACTCTTTTTTATCGTGATTCCATTCGGGTGCCGTAAGTGCTATGATTTTTGGAGGCGATTTGAATTGTTTTTTTATTAGTTCGATTGTTTCAACGCCCCCTAATACCGGCATTAATAAGTCGAGTATTATTAAATCATATTCTTTATTTATTGTTTTCTCTAATACCAATGAATCGTCAAAGACCATATCTACATTGCAATTATTTTTATTCAATCAATGTTTAGCTAATGTATTGTCTAGTTCACAGGCGTATTAGATTCAATAAGGTCTACGGCCTGCAATATTTTTTTCTGATTAATTAGTTTATTTAGATAAAGAGAAATCCCTAGTTGTCTAGTCCTCTTTATGTCTGCATCTAAAGCAGATGTGGATATTACTACAATGTGGGGAGGTGATTTACCTTTGTTAACAATCAAGCGGAATTGTTCTAGAAATTCAATACCACCCATTACCGGCATTTGTAGATCAAGAAGGATGAGTTCTGGATGAGGTGAACCATTGTTTTTTTAATGAGGCTAGGTAACTAAGTGCTAGTTTTCCATCTTTTCGAATAGTCAACTTATCTGTTATTTCAAGCTTGTCGGTTAGCCTCCTATTAAGGAAATTAGTTGTTTCATTGTCTTCAACAATAAGTATTTCGCGCACCATAGACATGGGTTCTGTCTACGTAAGAATGTCACTTAGGTTTGGCTTTTAGGAATTAAACAGACTAGTTAGCCTTTTAAAGATAGTAGGTTTTGAAGAGGATGTTTGTGTAGGTGATGCTTGTGTAGGTGATGCTTGTGTTGATTGAGCAGGAGAAAAATACCTTTCTTTTAGCATACTAACGGTGTTGCCACAAACTCTTGTTGCTTCGTATATTTTTTTAATAATCTCTTCTTTAGACTCTTCTGTATTAAGAGCACTTTCTAATAAAATGGCATGTTCGGAGAGTTTTTTTGCGCCAAATGCGGCACTCACTCCTTTAAGCTTATGCACATGCTTTTTGCAAATATCTATCTCGTCGCTCTTAAAAGTTTGCTCAATTAGATCTACATATTCTTCAATATTACTAATTGCAAGATTCGCCATCAATTGAAGTTCTGAAATTCTATAATTAGTTAATTTCTCAATTTCGATTAGAGAGTCCCAATTTAAAATGCCATCGGGGTCGTTAATTTCAGGAAAGGGGGTTTCTTGTTCAAATTTCGCGTTTATGTCTGTTGTTAACATGGATACTATTACGATTGCTAATAGTGAATGTTACAGTGCTGATTTAGAAACTCGTATTGGAAGTGGTTACAAAAAATTACGTGATTAAATGAGAAACTTATCAGTTGAAGTAGTTAATGGACCCAAACTAATTTTTTGCCAGTGTGGTGATTTTAAATCCCATTGGGAAAATCATGCTAGCTGTGAAGTTACACAATGCGGATGCATGGATTGTGCTAATTCAGTGAACTTGAGTGTTGGTCATGTTAAAAGATGCGACGGTCAATCGGAAGCTGATATTTTTGCTGTGCCTCTTTCTGAAGAACACTTAAGTATGGAAGTAAAAACGTGCTTTACAATAAAACCATCTGTAGAAATAGTTCATTTGATCGATCGAAATGTAAATAGAATTATCTTTTTTACTTTTTTCATTATTATAGGTTGTAACACTTGGAGTAGTTAAATTCGTCGAAACGTGATTACTGACTATGTTGAAAATTGACGCTAAAACTTCTCTAATAGTTTCCTTAATTAAAATGGCTCAAGTGAGTGGAGAGGTAAGTCACCCTGCCCAAATGAATATTTCCATATTGTCGGATGAAATGAAGGTTGACGGAGGCTTGGTTGCTACTCTAAAACAAAACTTATCAGCTGTTTCCGTTGTAGTACCTAAATCGGCAGAAGGTAGAATTGAGTATTTCTGGCGCGTACTTACTATGATGAAGATGGATATGCAAATAAGTGAAGGAGGAATTGCATTGGGTAAAGAAATCGGAAGTGAATTACAGTTTAGCTATCATGAATTAGAGAGTATTGTTTCATACATGGTAGAGAATTCTAATAAGTTTATCAGGTTAGATATGTTTCGTGATGAGATGGTTGAGATTAATAAGCGACCGAAATTAAGGCCACCTAAAACGGGTTTGATGAAATTATTGTTTGGATGGTTAGATTGAAATACTAATTCTAATTAAGGAAGCAGTTGAGCCAAACACTGTTTGAGTAATGTTTAGTATTAACAACATACAGTTGTTAATGAATAGCCTTCGGTACTCTAATTCGGCCTAATCTCTTTATATACTTTAGCAAAGATGAATTTTCTATTTGCTAAA
This window harbors:
- a CDS encoding radical SAM protein — encoded protein: MNTNVLLLTPPFTQLNTPYPATAYLKGFLNTKGVSCFQVDLGIEVTLELFSKTTLQSIFGSVEKNALNFTENIQYILSKKEEYLNHIDAVIEFLQGNKDAYIEVIFYKNDLPRASRFNHLDENDWAFTSMETENQAKHLATLFLEDLSDFIVECIDEDFGFSRYAEKLGMSANSFDTLHTRLIEPPTFIDDIATNRLHAILEQSNPQLVCFSVPFPGNLYSAFRCAEYIKRNFPEIQIAMGGGFPNTELRSLTEPRVFDYFDFITLDDGELPIELIINQLNKEKLGDEPTLCRTYVRINNEVTYINNCNEPNYSQKAVGTPDYSDLLLDKYISVIEITNPMHSLWSNGRWNKLTMAHGCYWGKCTFCDISLDYIKSYEPVAAKLLADRVEEIIKQTGENGFHFVDEAAPPALMKAFALEIINRKIEIEWWTNIRFEKSFTVELCSLLADSGCIAVSGGLEIASDRLLKLIDKGTTVSQVAIVTRNFSDFNIMVHAYLMYGYPSQTVQETVDSLEMVRQLFEAGTIQSGFWHQFALTAHSPIGKNPSKYGIKPILNEITFANNDIEFEDETEIEHSLFSDGLKKSLYNFMHDSGFEFQLQEWFDFEIPKTTVKSNFIESSLID
- a CDS encoding response regulator; the protein is MNKNNCNVDMVFDDSLVLEKTINKEYDLIILDLLMPVLGGVETIELIKKQFKSPPKIIALTAPEWNHDKKELKKKGFLDVYRKPLTSQLCENIVSKWLDQTMF
- a CDS encoding Hpt domain-containing protein, which produces MLTTDINAKFEQETPFPEINDPDGILNWDSLIEIEKLTNYRISELQLMANLAISNIEEYVDLIEQTFKSDEIDICKKHVHKLKGVSAAFGAKKLSEHAILLESALNTEESKEEIIKKIYEATRVCGNTVSMLKERYFSPAQSTQASPTQASPTQTSSSKPTIFKRLTSLFNS